One stretch of Deltaproteobacteria bacterium DNA includes these proteins:
- a CDS encoding helix-turn-helix transcriptional regulator produces MGDILKRLGAKIREERKRAKLSQEKFAELVDLSVNYIGYIERGKQAPYLKTLERIARTLGVEVYELFLFRKDGKKVDEETAIKELILSVRNKNPEDIRFIASILKQIFERK; encoded by the coding sequence ATGGGAGATATACTAAAAAGGCTAGGGGCAAAAATACGGGAAGAAAGAAAAAGGGCTAAACTCTCTCAAGAAAAATTTGCTGAGTTAGTGGATTTAAGTGTGAATTACATCGGATACATAGAAAGGGGAAAACAGGCGCCATACCTCAAGACTCTGGAACGGATTGCAAGGACGCTAGGTGTTGAGGTTTATGAACTTTTTCTCTTTAGAAAGGATGGGAAAAAAGTGGACGAAGAAACGGCTATTAAAGAGTTGATTCTATCTGTGCGGAATAAAAACCCGGAAGATATAAGGTTTATCGCTTCTATCCTCAAACAGATTTTTGAAAGGAAGTAG